One window of Dehalobacterium formicoaceticum genomic DNA carries:
- a CDS encoding LysR family transcriptional regulator, with protein MRIEQLEQIVKIDEFGSLSKAANALFISQPSLSVSLSRLEEELGLKIFERSSTGVVLLEQGEAVLELAKYTLNLSEKIKGIMDEKNILIRNFHMAIPGAFANAIIPELLMKFHSLHPKICLHIHEAPYYEIVESMDKGAYSIGIITCDPEGKNNLLKQLKDVDIECEIISGSQTRLLVFLSSKNPLADREWLGASDLKSLKMVSYKENYVQVSKALRYHLNKPIIVEDIELLKRLISDDFGFSIFPEILSFNDLYMNSGMIKAIPIQEFSEQWDIFILYTPYESLSFVEKELLALVKKLIKENLINK; from the coding sequence ATGCGTATCGAACAGCTTGAGCAAATCGTAAAAATTGATGAATTTGGATCACTGTCAAAGGCTGCCAATGCTCTTTTTATTAGTCAACCCTCCTTAAGTGTATCTCTTAGTCGACTGGAAGAAGAACTGGGCTTAAAAATCTTTGAACGCAGCAGCACAGGCGTTGTCCTTTTAGAACAAGGGGAAGCTGTCCTGGAGCTGGCAAAATACACCTTAAACTTAAGCGAAAAGATTAAGGGAATCATGGACGAAAAAAACATCCTGATCCGAAATTTTCATATGGCTATTCCAGGAGCCTTTGCAAATGCCATAATCCCTGAGCTACTTATGAAATTTCATTCCCTTCACCCAAAGATTTGCTTGCATATTCATGAAGCACCTTATTATGAAATTGTGGAGAGCATGGATAAGGGCGCCTATTCCATTGGCATAATAACCTGCGATCCAGAGGGTAAAAACAATTTACTCAAGCAGTTAAAAGATGTAGATATTGAATGTGAGATTATTTCCGGAAGTCAGACTAGACTGTTGGTTTTTTTAAGCAGTAAGAACCCTCTGGCTGATAGAGAATGGCTCGGCGCCTCTGATCTCAAGTCTTTGAAGATGGTTTCTTATAAAGAAAACTATGTCCAGGTTTCTAAAGCCTTGAGATATCATCTTAATAAACCAATTATAGTCGAAGATATCGAACTGCTTAAAAGACTTATCAGCGATGACTTCGGATTCTCAATTTTTCCTGAGATTTTATCCTTTAATGATCTATATATGAACAGTGGCATGATTAAAGCCATACCGATACAGGAGTTCAGTGAGCAATGGGATATTTTTATCTTATACACTCCCTATGAATCCTTATCATTTGTCGAGAAGGAATTGCTTGCCCTGGTTAAAAAACTGATTAAGGAGAACTTGATAAACAAATGA
- a CDS encoding LysR family transcriptional regulator, producing the protein MRIEQLQHIIEINNKKSISEAAKTFFMGQPQLSHSVKNLEDELGYKIFRRNRIGMIPTCQGKEVISMAREIINSIEVLKSLSSGEANLTGNFSLILAPGVFNSFGGLLIARFHEKYPNVNLALTEDIGISIVDKVAAGACLMGVTVWNSNYDETMRKLLDQLDIAYEEIIQDDLCLIIGTHHPLAAKETISLTDIEGMTIVDYRGRYRNLLRNCGIDIAKNEFLIVSNREVMKIIIAKNQAIAVFPRFFFYNDLFFEKGLLNYRTIEKVTDENKMKMHLIYSKTEPLSYSAKQLKKILIDTIVDNCN; encoded by the coding sequence GTGCGTATAGAGCAGCTTCAGCATATCATCGAGATTAATAATAAGAAATCTATCTCTGAAGCGGCGAAAACATTTTTTATGGGTCAGCCTCAGCTTAGCCATTCTGTGAAAAACCTTGAAGACGAGCTTGGCTACAAAATATTTCGCCGCAATCGTATCGGCATGATTCCGACCTGCCAGGGGAAAGAAGTCATTAGTATGGCCCGGGAAATAATTAATAGTATTGAAGTACTTAAGTCTCTGTCAAGTGGCGAAGCCAATCTAACCGGAAATTTCAGTCTGATTCTCGCCCCGGGAGTATTCAACTCTTTTGGTGGCCTTCTCATAGCGCGATTCCATGAAAAATACCCCAATGTTAATCTTGCGCTTACAGAGGATATAGGCATCAGCATCGTTGACAAGGTAGCCGCAGGAGCATGTTTAATGGGAGTCACGGTTTGGAACAGTAATTATGATGAGACAATGCGCAAGCTCCTTGATCAACTGGACATTGCCTATGAAGAAATAATTCAGGATGATTTATGCTTGATAATTGGTACACATCATCCTCTAGCAGCTAAAGAGACCATTAGCTTAACAGATATTGAAGGAATGACTATTGTGGATTATCGCGGCAGGTATCGTAATTTATTGCGAAATTGTGGGATAGATATCGCTAAGAATGAATTTTTGATTGTTTCTAATCGTGAAGTCATGAAAATAATCATCGCCAAGAATCAGGCAATTGCTGTCTTCCCTCGTTTCTTTTTTTATAACGATCTGTTTTTTGAAAAAGGGCTGCTGAATTATCGTACCATTGAGAAGGTGACCGATGAAAATAAAATGAAAATGCACCTTATCTATTCAAAAACTGAGCCTTTGTCTTATTCGGCAAAACAATTAAAAAAGATACTTATCGATACAATTGTCGACAACTGTAATTAA
- a CDS encoding aryl-sulfate sulfotransferase translates to MNAIKSEQVPHIIHQQEKLEKAFLAEFAAGGYTLYNPLVKINPYGICPLTAMVLFETPVATEATVVVRGKEHLGDIRHTFPAGKKHILPIYGLYADYENKIELIMANGQKNTIKIQTEPLHTDVPVATSIKTTPEYMGNNLMFLTAAMRSMPVGYDYAGDIRWYATKNFAFDLKRLPNGHILVGTERLVKMPYFTTGLYEMAFSGKIFKEYVLPSGYHHDQFPMEDGNILVLTFDFYSGTVEDMCVLLDAKTGEVLKSWDYKKVLPQDVAGSGSQDEHDWFHNNAVWYDKKTNSLSLSGRHQDAVINIDYETGELNWIIGDPEGWPKEMVDKYFFTPVGDGDFDWQYEQHACVVLPDGDIMLFDNGHFRAKNKENYWPNSKNFSRGVRYRIDTEKMTIKQVWQYGKERGAEFFSPYICNVEYYNEGHYLVHSGGIGYENGKPCEGMAVMKTMQPEFKDNVYTFNSITCELKDDVLMYELQVPANCYRAEKLPLYYANETAELGAGEILGNLIKTEETKMKIKAEETGALVPDHFQASITEEEDRFLFNAIFDAGEMAQLLLVNEAGEIKRYPINTVPQAFQAMCVGTFQKADPRNIDTFINKIGLSGNYQVKLVAEEKVYETGVTIKA, encoded by the coding sequence ATGAATGCTATCAAAAGTGAACAAGTTCCCCATATTATTCATCAACAGGAAAAACTAGAAAAGGCATTTTTAGCTGAATTTGCAGCAGGGGGTTATACCCTTTATAACCCCCTTGTTAAAATCAACCCCTATGGAATTTGTCCCCTGACAGCTATGGTCCTATTTGAAACACCGGTAGCTACTGAAGCGACAGTCGTCGTGCGCGGCAAGGAACATCTTGGGGATATCCGTCATACCTTCCCCGCCGGTAAGAAGCATATTCTACCAATATATGGTCTCTATGCAGATTATGAAAATAAGATCGAACTCATCATGGCTAATGGGCAAAAAAACACAATCAAAATACAGACCGAGCCGCTTCATACGGATGTTCCGGTCGCTACCTCTATTAAGACTACCCCTGAATACATGGGAAACAATCTGATGTTCCTGACTGCTGCTATGCGATCGATGCCTGTAGGCTACGACTATGCCGGTGATATTCGTTGGTATGCTACGAAGAATTTTGCATTTGATCTCAAGCGCTTACCCAATGGTCATATTCTCGTAGGAACAGAACGTTTAGTAAAAATGCCCTATTTCACCACAGGCCTTTATGAAATGGCCTTTAGTGGTAAAATCTTTAAAGAATACGTCCTGCCCAGTGGCTATCATCATGATCAATTCCCCATGGAGGATGGCAACATCTTGGTTCTCACTTTTGATTTTTACTCTGGTACCGTAGAAGATATGTGCGTATTGTTGGATGCAAAAACAGGAGAGGTTTTGAAGTCCTGGGATTATAAAAAAGTCCTGCCTCAGGACGTCGCTGGTTCGGGAAGTCAAGATGAGCATGACTGGTTCCACAACAACGCCGTTTGGTACGATAAAAAGACCAATAGCTTAAGCTTATCCGGTCGTCATCAAGACGCTGTGATCAACATTGATTATGAGACAGGAGAATTAAATTGGATTATCGGTGACCCGGAAGGTTGGCCTAAGGAAATGGTGGATAAATACTTCTTTACCCCGGTTGGAGACGGAGATTTTGACTGGCAGTATGAACAACACGCTTGCGTCGTATTACCTGACGGGGACATCATGCTGTTTGACAACGGTCACTTCAGAGCAAAAAACAAAGAAAATTATTGGCCTAATAGCAAGAACTTCAGCCGTGGGGTCAGATACCGCATTGATACTGAAAAGATGACCATCAAGCAAGTATGGCAGTATGGGAAAGAACGGGGCGCCGAATTTTTCTCTCCTTACATTTGCAATGTGGAGTATTATAATGAAGGCCATTACTTGGTTCATTCCGGTGGTATAGGCTATGAAAATGGTAAACCATGTGAAGGTATGGCGGTCATGAAGACCATGCAACCGGAGTTTAAGGATAATGTGTATACCTTCAATTCCATCACCTGTGAGCTTAAAGATGACGTGCTCATGTACGAATTGCAGGTGCCTGCCAATTGTTACAGAGCGGAGAAATTACCGCTCTACTATGCAAACGAAACTGCGGAATTGGGCGCTGGAGAAATCCTTGGCAACTTAATTAAGACCGAAGAAACAAAAATGAAGATTAAAGCTGAAGAGACGGGTGCGTTAGTACCGGATCATTTCCAAGCATCCATCACCGAGGAAGAAGATCGTTTTCTCTTTAATGCCATCTTCGACGCCGGGGAAATGGCCCAATTGCTCCTGGTGAACGAAGCCGGTGAGATAAAAAGATATCCCATCAATACCGTACCTCAGGCCTTCCAAGCGATGTGCGTAGGTACTTTCCAAAAAGCGGATCCACGCAATATCGATACCTTTATCAACAAGATCGGATTATCCGGTAACTATCAAGTAAAACTTGTCGCCGAAGAAAAAGTTTATGAGACCGGCGTTACAATTAAGGCATAA
- a CDS encoding SLC13 family permease — MGPAAGSKKAVASDKGILPNDKMVYFHSLVGLAIMAIFWFMSPIEPITPVGMKVVGAFLGMVYLWSAVGSLWPSLIGLVLIAISGYAGQGALGFKAVFLNAFGADVVLLTLFSMILFGAIDEAGCTKYIARWLLTRKIINGRPYSFMAVVWFTCYVISALVTPITGLILMWPITLRIMDSLKIERSDKIWPYFFVGMFAVMTLGQPFFPFMGAQLIVVSAYGSMTGVPADLTPVPYVPYMAFNFIMTMLLLITYILVLKYILRPDVSKLKGVDADQLAKEQPLPAMVWPQKLMMLMIPLYLIMLLAPSFLDRSNPVVNILATLGPLGVTLIWVIFFTIIRYKGKEVLNFRDVAYKQFNWGIYFMIAAAVYGANALSNEATGVTGFLLNVLNPILGGQSEMGFVAIMFTVALILTNFANNAAMAVVLMPVILAFCGQMGLNPLPVAMGVTMMVFVAMLTPAASPHAGMMHGRKDIYSTGEIMRIGFPICIVSLIYYIFIGYPLAKMLF; from the coding sequence ATGGGACCCGCTGCTGGTTCTAAAAAAGCGGTTGCTAGTGATAAAGGAATACTTCCTAATGATAAGATGGTTTATTTTCATAGTTTGGTTGGTCTTGCTATTATGGCGATTTTTTGGTTTATGTCTCCGATTGAACCGATTACCCCAGTGGGGATGAAGGTCGTTGGTGCTTTTCTGGGTATGGTGTATTTGTGGTCAGCCGTCGGCAGTTTATGGCCAAGCTTGATTGGCCTGGTACTTATTGCTATATCCGGCTATGCTGGACAAGGCGCTCTTGGCTTTAAAGCCGTTTTCCTCAATGCCTTTGGCGCGGACGTAGTTTTGCTGACTTTGTTTTCGATGATCTTGTTTGGCGCTATTGACGAAGCGGGCTGCACCAAATATATTGCGCGCTGGTTGCTAACGCGGAAGATAATTAATGGGCGTCCCTATTCTTTTATGGCTGTAGTTTGGTTTACCTGCTACGTTATTTCTGCATTGGTAACGCCGATCACCGGTTTGATCCTGATGTGGCCAATCACCTTGCGTATCATGGACTCATTGAAGATAGAACGTAGCGATAAAATCTGGCCCTATTTCTTTGTGGGCATGTTTGCCGTTATGACTTTGGGTCAACCCTTTTTCCCCTTTATGGGTGCACAATTGATTGTTGTAAGTGCGTATGGTTCCATGACTGGTGTTCCTGCTGATTTGACACCGGTTCCTTATGTGCCTTATATGGCGTTTAACTTTATTATGACTATGCTGCTTCTGATCACTTATATTCTCGTTTTGAAATATATTCTGCGTCCGGATGTCAGCAAACTCAAGGGCGTCGATGCTGATCAGTTGGCCAAAGAACAGCCGTTGCCGGCGATGGTTTGGCCGCAGAAGCTAATGATGCTGATGATACCTTTGTACCTCATCATGCTGCTGGCTCCGAGTTTCCTGGACAGAAGCAATCCGGTGGTAAATATTTTAGCAACTTTAGGACCCTTAGGTGTGACATTAATCTGGGTTATCTTTTTCACCATCATTCGCTATAAAGGCAAAGAAGTTTTGAATTTTAGAGACGTTGCCTATAAACAGTTCAATTGGGGTATTTACTTCATGATCGCTGCCGCAGTTTACGGTGCTAATGCCTTGTCCAATGAGGCTACCGGTGTTACAGGTTTCTTGCTGAATGTACTTAATCCTATTTTGGGCGGACAATCAGAGATGGGCTTTGTCGCCATTATGTTTACAGTGGCTTTAATCCTTACCAATTTTGCTAACAACGCTGCTATGGCAGTGGTGCTTATGCCGGTAATACTGGCTTTCTGTGGACAGATGGGTCTGAATCCTTTACCGGTTGCCATGGGCGTGACCATGATGGTCTTCGTAGCGATGTTAACCCCTGCCGCCTCCCCTCATGCCGGAATGATGCATGGGCGTAAGGATATCTATAGTACTGGTGAGATTATGCGTATAGGCTTCCCAATCTGCATTGTATCTCTGATATACTACATCTTCATTGGTTATCCATTGGCGAAGATGCTGTTTTAA
- a CDS encoding PdaC/SigV domain-containing protein codes for MMKKIITFGLMAFMLVTWSLGAWAADFKTQEIKLNNRILQLGAYAEDGSLYLPVREICETMGYKVGWMSSNHLISLDNQQRSFSLDLKNRLIRDDDHLFYFSHEYRIIQGRTYFAAEFFSDYFSMQTQWDQSEGTVLLKKIQENNITIDTVKESSENDTLKITLQYPVIEGMKSQMLQDEINGIFKELAEKAAQEGKNNALSLTEAAKEVKDWIPNQCETYFNYQIKFNQKNILSLVFQNYQYAGGAHGSTVQTSYTINLETGQQYALKDLFREDADYVSLISNEVKQQLEERDLTEALFEPFDQIAADQPYYLSNNGIVVYFQQYEILPYAAGIQEFSNEQLPSQLLNDPELFQ; via the coding sequence ATGATGAAGAAAATTATTACATTTGGACTCATGGCTTTCATGCTGGTCACATGGTCTTTAGGAGCCTGGGCTGCTGATTTCAAGACCCAGGAAATTAAGTTGAATAACCGGATCCTTCAGCTTGGTGCTTATGCGGAAGATGGTTCTCTCTACCTCCCGGTACGGGAAATTTGTGAGACCATGGGATATAAAGTGGGTTGGATGTCCTCGAATCATTTAATTTCCCTTGACAACCAACAAAGATCATTTTCCTTGGATTTAAAAAACCGATTGATCAGGGATGATGATCATCTTTTCTATTTTTCACATGAATACAGGATCATTCAGGGAAGAACTTATTTCGCCGCGGAGTTCTTTTCCGATTATTTTTCTATGCAGACCCAATGGGATCAATCCGAGGGAACAGTGCTATTGAAAAAAATTCAGGAAAATAATATTACCATTGATACGGTAAAAGAATCTTCGGAAAATGATACCCTTAAAATTACCCTTCAGTATCCGGTGATCGAAGGAATGAAATCACAAATGCTTCAGGATGAAATCAACGGAATTTTTAAGGAGCTAGCAGAAAAAGCAGCCCAAGAAGGGAAAAATAATGCCTTGAGTCTTACCGAAGCTGCCAAAGAAGTAAAGGACTGGATACCCAATCAGTGTGAAACTTATTTTAACTATCAGATCAAATTTAATCAAAAAAATATCTTGAGCCTGGTCTTTCAAAATTATCAGTATGCAGGCGGAGCCCATGGTAGCACGGTACAGACCTCCTATACCATCAATCTGGAAACGGGGCAGCAGTATGCTTTAAAGGATTTGTTCCGGGAAGATGCAGACTACGTCTCTCTGATCAGTAATGAAGTAAAGCAGCAGTTGGAGGAAAGGGACTTAACCGAAGCATTGTTTGAACCTTTCGATCAGATTGCTGCTGATCAGCCTTATTATCTTTCCAATAACGGTATCGTAGTCTATTTTCAACAGTATGAAATCCTGCCTTATGCAGCCGGAATACAGGAATTCAGTAATGAGCAACTGCCGAGCCAACTTTTGAATGATCCGGAGCTCTTCCAATAA
- a CDS encoding aryl-sulfate sulfotransferase yields MSNYLETEQHLITVQFEAEEKFLAELRSGNYTLENPLVVENPYIINPLAAVICFNTNEETAIEITVKGKAEPGDLTHTFDAAKEHILPIYGLYDDYENTVILKDGRGKTSEVKISIPELNVNKAQYCKTTSEYFGKDIMAISTTTPLIESAKTVGFDYAGDLRWCITNKQSWDIKKISNGRLLVTSYRTIQKPYYTVGIMEIDFSGKIYKEYRMPGGYHHDVIELENGNLLAASDNDFNESVEDFVVEIDRKTGVIVKSWDLMDILPRDGGKAGDWNHHDWFHNNSVWYDKPTNSITMSGRHKDAVINFNYDSGALNWIIGDPEGWGEEWQKYFFKNVTKGDFDWQYEQHAAMILPNGNVFIFDNGTYRSKNEATRVDPQDNFSRGVIYRIDTDKMEIEQVWQYGKERGAEFYSPYICNVDYYGEDHYMVHSGGIATYRGKHTDGLGAMLLNKYKDEHIHLTLESITVEVQNDEVKYELNVQGGNYYRARRLTFYDETINFALGKGEMLGGFGVTPEFGMKIKFKDADAELPEKHNLSLTLEEDRLALRARFREGSDVFLELKGRDGSKFYSIPTVVHDVTAACVSFEEQSDNDFQFYVSNEGFSGEFDIYLNIDNLRYDVNKGVKF; encoded by the coding sequence TTGAGTAATTATTTGGAAACTGAACAACATTTAATTACCGTACAATTCGAAGCTGAAGAAAAATTCTTAGCTGAACTAAGATCAGGAAACTATACCTTAGAAAATCCTCTGGTGGTGGAGAATCCCTATATCATTAATCCCCTGGCAGCAGTCATATGTTTTAACACAAACGAAGAAACGGCAATAGAAATCACCGTAAAAGGAAAAGCAGAACCAGGCGATTTAACCCATACCTTCGATGCCGCCAAGGAGCATATCCTACCCATTTATGGATTATATGACGATTATGAAAATACGGTTATTTTAAAAGACGGCAGGGGAAAAACATCAGAGGTGAAAATCTCTATCCCCGAATTAAATGTTAATAAAGCCCAATATTGCAAGACAACATCGGAGTATTTTGGAAAAGATATCATGGCTATTTCCACCACAACACCTTTAATCGAATCGGCAAAAACAGTAGGTTTTGACTATGCTGGTGATTTAAGATGGTGTATAACTAATAAACAAAGCTGGGATATTAAGAAAATTTCCAATGGCAGACTGTTAGTTACATCTTACAGAACGATCCAAAAGCCATACTACACCGTAGGTATTATGGAAATTGACTTTAGCGGCAAAATCTATAAAGAATACAGAATGCCCGGGGGTTATCACCATGATGTCATCGAGTTAGAAAACGGAAACTTGCTGGCCGCTTCTGATAATGACTTTAATGAATCAGTGGAAGATTTCGTGGTGGAGATCGATAGAAAAACGGGCGTAATCGTTAAATCATGGGATTTGATGGACATCTTGCCCAGAGACGGCGGCAAAGCCGGCGACTGGAATCACCATGACTGGTTCCACAACAACTCTGTTTGGTATGACAAACCGACCAATTCCATCACTATGTCCGGCAGACATAAGGATGCCGTAATTAATTTTAATTATGATTCCGGTGCACTGAACTGGATCATTGGTGACCCGGAAGGCTGGGGCGAAGAATGGCAAAAATATTTCTTTAAAAATGTTACCAAAGGCGATTTTGACTGGCAATATGAACAGCATGCAGCGATGATTTTACCTAACGGGAATGTATTCATCTTTGATAACGGTACCTACCGGTCAAAAAATGAAGCCACCAGAGTAGATCCCCAAGATAATTTCTCCCGAGGTGTCATCTACCGCATTGATACAGATAAAATGGAAATCGAGCAGGTTTGGCAGTACGGCAAGGAAAGAGGTGCGGAATTTTACTCCCCCTATATTTGCAACGTTGATTATTACGGGGAAGACCATTATATGGTTCACTCCGGCGGCATCGCCACCTACAGGGGGAAACATACTGACGGTCTGGGCGCTATGCTCTTAAACAAATATAAGGATGAGCATATTCATTTAACCCTGGAGTCCATCACCGTAGAAGTGCAAAATGATGAAGTAAAATACGAGTTAAACGTGCAGGGCGGTAACTATTACCGGGCGCGAAGACTTACTTTCTATGACGAAACCATCAATTTTGCTTTGGGTAAAGGGGAAATGTTAGGCGGGTTCGGTGTAACCCCTGAGTTTGGCATGAAGATCAAATTTAAAGATGCCGATGCTGAGCTTCCGGAAAAACATAACTTATCATTGACATTGGAAGAAGATAGATTGGCGCTCAGGGCACGTTTTAGAGAAGGCTCAGATGTATTCCTGGAATTGAAAGGCAGGGATGGGTCCAAATTCTATTCCATACCCACAGTGGTTCATGATGTGACCGCCGCTTGTGTATCCTTTGAGGAACAGAGCGATAACGATTTCCAATTCTACGTCAGCAACGAGGGATTTAGCGGAGAATTTGACATCTATTTAAATATTGATAATCTAAGATATGATGTAAACAAGGGCGTAAAATTTTAA
- a CDS encoding Crp/Fnr family transcriptional regulator, which translates to MSSQIWDKYLHLGTKILRKSGEYIIAVSDNPAGLYFLNKGKVKGGLLSKDGMLKTISIKAEKTIFGEQFVFHHQPGIYEAIAIEDCELYFFTRERILEVMKEDFEITLFIAKSQSILSRMMAYQIYDMSVSNILRSLARVLYSICCYEKKENPQNKSITINLTHEQIANMLGAHRVTITKNLNRLKNLGILDYKYEKIMIKEPQKLLDIATE; encoded by the coding sequence ATGTCTTCCCAGATATGGGACAAGTATCTGCATTTGGGCACGAAGATATTGAGAAAAAGCGGTGAATATATTATAGCAGTCAGTGACAATCCCGCCGGTCTGTATTTTCTTAACAAAGGCAAAGTAAAAGGCGGTTTACTAAGTAAAGATGGTATGTTGAAAACAATAAGTATCAAAGCAGAAAAAACAATATTTGGCGAACAATTTGTTTTTCATCACCAACCCGGCATATATGAAGCGATTGCCATAGAGGATTGTGAATTGTATTTTTTTACCCGGGAAAGAATTTTGGAAGTGATGAAGGAAGATTTTGAAATTACATTGTTTATTGCTAAATCCCAATCTATTTTGTCAAGAATGATGGCATATCAAATTTATGATATGTCCGTAAGCAACATTTTGCGCAGTTTAGCAAGAGTTCTTTACAGCATCTGTTGTTATGAGAAAAAAGAGAATCCCCAAAACAAAAGTATCACAATTAACCTGACTCATGAGCAGATCGCAAATATGCTAGGTGCTCATCGGGTTACAATAACGAAAAATTTGAATCGATTAAAAAACCTTGGTATTCTTGATTATAAATATGAGAAGATTATGATTAAGGAACCGCAAAAATTGCTGGATATCGCAACTGAATAA
- a CDS encoding thioredoxin family protein, translating to MSLKQLEVSSFEEIIYNKGEACLVIFSRKSCHVCQEVTDVLEDLVDQYEGKFGFYYVDVEEQKSLFQQFSLKGVPQILFFNEGEYQGKMAGSVEDDQIEEKIAEVLDN from the coding sequence ATGTCTTTGAAACAACTGGAAGTAAGTAGCTTTGAGGAAATTATCTATAATAAAGGTGAAGCATGTTTAGTAATTTTCTCACGCAAATCTTGTCATGTTTGCCAAGAGGTCACAGATGTCTTAGAGGACCTGGTAGATCAATATGAAGGTAAATTTGGTTTCTATTATGTTGATGTTGAAGAGCAAAAATCTCTCTTCCAGCAATTTTCTCTTAAAGGAGTACCACAGATTTTATTCTTTAATGAGGGAGAATATCAGGGGAAAATGGCTGGCAGTGTAGAGGATGACCAGATAGAAGAAAAGATTGCCGAGGTATTGGACAACTAA